A genomic window from Pontibacillus halophilus JSM 076056 = DSM 19796 includes:
- a CDS encoding DUF3939 domain-containing protein — protein sequence MWWKRKKKTESADVPSWPNREVSLHEVRDALRAFSDHLPQGVEMGTVINHDLTLNHELLAPYLKAVPTNTFYMSKETYELFEEKDYDLAVELDLIQQAVDKYIMQTKELPVIEGDPYRKVSFYKLESHHLLPERPNRDYFITEEEHMVTYKKR from the coding sequence ATGTGGTGGAAACGAAAGAAGAAAACAGAATCAGCGGACGTTCCATCGTGGCCCAATCGTGAAGTCAGCCTCCATGAAGTGCGCGATGCGCTCCGGGCATTTAGTGACCACTTGCCACAAGGGGTTGAAATGGGTACGGTCATTAATCACGATTTAACACTTAACCACGAGCTACTCGCCCCCTATTTGAAAGCGGTGCCAACGAACACCTTCTACATGTCGAAAGAAACGTATGAGTTATTTGAGGAGAAGGATTACGACCTGGCCGTTGAACTGGACCTGATTCAACAAGCGGTCGACAAATACATCATGCAAACGAAGGAACTCCCAGTCATTGAAGGCGATCCGTATCGGAAGGTGAGCTTCTACAAACTCGAAAGCCATCACCTTCTACCTGAACGCCCAAATCGAGACTACTTCATCACAGAAGAGGAACACATGGTCACATATAAGAAACGATAA
- a CDS encoding competence protein ComK, with the protein MLRNYELSPYTLAILPAELEGVNGASEVLEEEGNHYVRATPKTLVDRSCRYFGSSLKGRQDGTKDVCGITHKAPIVIDPTSGMYFFPTTSPQNSDCAWISHSHISSTKKMPDQRTLLTFTNGTAIQLPVSHGSILNQIQRTAQFRFQLNERLQAYQRVNHDRVAEHFS; encoded by the coding sequence ATGCTTCGAAATTATGAATTGTCGCCCTACACGCTAGCAATCCTTCCGGCTGAACTTGAAGGTGTCAACGGTGCTTCTGAAGTTCTCGAGGAAGAAGGAAATCATTATGTAAGAGCAACGCCGAAAACGTTGGTCGATCGCTCCTGCCGATATTTTGGGTCGAGCTTGAAGGGAAGACAAGATGGAACAAAGGACGTATGCGGCATTACGCACAAGGCCCCGATTGTGATTGACCCAACGAGCGGCATGTATTTCTTCCCGACTACTTCTCCTCAGAATAGTGATTGCGCCTGGATTTCTCATTCCCACATTTCCTCAACAAAGAAAATGCCTGATCAACGGACTTTACTTACGTTCACAAATGGCACAGCCATTCAATTGCCCGTGTCACATGGGTCGATTCTAAACCAAATTCAGCGAACGGCTCAGTTTCGCTTCCAATTAAACGAACGGTTGCAGGCGTACCAGCGGGTAAACCACGACCGTGTCGCAGAACACTTCTCCTAA